The genomic stretch GTCCCACTGCACATCGCAAGTGAACCTTTGGTTTGTGTACCTCTTCTGATTTACCATAGCTCTCTATATGCCAATTCTTTATGTTAGGGTGCCATTCTGACACATCTGCACAGACACTGGTCACCGATCTCTTCACAAGTGCAATTCTTGAAACATCACCACCAAGTTCCTCGAAAACTACTAAAAGATTTTGGGTTGGCTTTAACCAAGAGCGTGGCACATGATACCTGGAAACCAATAATATCATATATCAGATaaaaacatagttgtcaaggcgtttaGATGCCTTAGTCGCATGGGGTGCCAAGGCAGGTGCCTTGTTCATGTCGCCTTGAGTTTAGGCTTTCTCTAATGTCTTGGGTTGTTTAGACGTCATGACAATTATGGATGAAAATTAGTATGATcatgaaaaaaaattccatttaaaAGATGATTACCATCGCTGGGTTGGTTGGCCACATCCAGTTTGACACTTGGGAGGTCTGAACGTTCCAGAATATTTACATCCATTGCAATTACCATTGGCCCAAGCagtccaatatctaccaatgctCTGCCCATTGATCCATATTTGACCCTTTCCCATACTTCCCATGTCTAATGCCAATGGTTCATCTCCTTCAGGAGCATTAAAGAATGACTGCAAGTTGCACATTGAATTTGGTTAAGCTCCTGATCCATAAAAAATATACTTAGGTACTAGCTTGGACTCTTtgttttccttgttttcttACCTTGTACCATTTCAATGGCTGCTGTGTCTGTGCTACTAATGATGCACTCATCCACTCAACTGAAGAAATTCCATTTGGAGAGGCGAGATTCATGGTCTCTCCTTTCATGCCAACCTGTATTAAGAAAAAACAATCCATCAAAAGAAGCTGAAATAATAACTCCATTGTTTTATGAGTGCAGGAGTAAGAATTTCTAACCTGGTAGGACCATTTCTGCCAACTCAAATCCATTTTCCCCTGGTTAAGACCTCGCAGCACAACTGGACCCAGGACTCCAGTGTTCCATGCCTCAAAATGTGCTCCAACATTCTTCAACCACAAGAAATGAGAATATGACAATATGTAGTTAGAATTAGAAATGATAATAAGCTTTAAGAACCCCTAATATCAAAACATGCTTTAATTAAAGTCCTTGGGGAGGGATGGATTTAGAGATAGACATCGTTTTCCATCATACACAGAATGGTCCAGGTGGGTGATTGgtttcaaaaaaattcaagcgATTGTAGCAGTACACTGCTGCAACAAGGAAATGAAACAATGAAGGTGGAGACTAACTGGTAATCCAACAGCTATGCTGAGGAGTGCAATTCTGTTTGTTCCGGCATGCAGGTTACTAATCTTTCCGTTAAATGCAAATCTCCTGTCCTCCCTGGTCCCGAAGGCAGACCCTACATAGAGAGCAGCAATTTGCCAATTTTATGAGCAAGACGGTGACATTATTATTCAGACTTTGTGAGTGCAAATCAGCCATCAAATATGATCCAGAAACAGTAACTCAGTTCAGGGGGAACCTGAAATCTGTCCATTGATAAAGACATGCAAAGCATGTCCCGTTGACTGCACAGTGAGAGTTGGATATTCGCCCCCACGCAAAAATGCTTCTTGTGAACCAACTACAACACTGTAAAACACAACGTCACCTAAAAATTTAATAACTGTCGATGGATAAATGCTAGCAATCTTCCTGAATCTTCGATATATTGTCACAAAGAGAAGAACTGTCATCTTTGTTCTACTCTGTGTGACACATGCACAGTTGAAGGATATGGCAAGTTCTACAGAGCAGAACCCCGATGATATTTTGCACCAAATCCCAAGACATGATTTAGTTCCTAGCCATACTTTACATCCCCTCCCTTTTGGAAGTCAAGACCAAGTATGTGAGACGGTCCAAGAGAAACCACTTACAGAAGGATTCGCCTAAGGGATATTGTACTTAAGAATTGTCATTTGCCATCTGAGGGCTCACATTTGAGCTCATACAGATGATCCACAGATAGTTCATATCAATTGAGGACAGGGATCAACTACCAGTGTAACTTGAAGCCCTACTTAAGTCACTGTTAAGAAGCCTCACCTAGTGGTGTACCACAGATAATCGCTTGTATCTCTAGTCACATTTATTTGCTCCAAGAGACCAACAGCAGTCGTCACTGAATTGTCATCTGATAGTGAAGAAACATCTTCATCATATGTTTCCCAGGAtagcaactcagcattggtggaCAACATTTGCATCTGTGATGTCTGAACCCCAACCTGTTTAGACACAACAATGGATGTCATTTCAGCATCCTCTTCAGGGTTAATTTTTCTGACAAAAGATAATACACTGATATAGATTTAGTCTGAATCTCAGCACACAGCGCTACTGCAGGACATATCTGCGTTAGTGGATACTGATTTGAAGCTAATGAATCCACCCACAACATGGTTTGTTTGCTTACCTTTGCAGTGTTAAAGACTGTATTTCTACAATCAGGAAGGATGCTGATGGACCAAGGGGGCATGTTGTAATGCATATTATTGAACATCACCCTTGCTGGAGAATTTGGATTGTTGTTTGACAGAAAGGCTGCACAACCTCCAGACTCGGAAGAGTACACATAAGCCTGGACAAGTCATATCAGTTATAAGAAGCTAAAGTCTGATGATGAATGATTCAACTGTAAATCAGACAGATCACCCAGAAGAGATCCAACTAACCTGCTGAAAGTCTCCTAGAGAAGTAACAATAGGGTCTGCTGAAACTAAAGCTCGCTCACAAAGCTTAATAGCCCGATGGAGCTCCTTCAAATGTCCATATTTAGGTTGGCTTATCAAGCCTATCAAAGTTGAAAAGGTTAAGCAGTCCATTAGAAATCCAATCAACCAACATATATGTAATGCCAAAGCATATAGGTAAACTATGTTCAATTTGCACTAAGATGGATAGTTCAATTTCCTCACCATATTCGTCAATGGGAGCGTCATAGTCATAGCTGGTAGTGATAAAAGGGCCTCCGGCAGTGCGTCCAAAGTTGGTTCCTCCATGGTACTGGTGCATCAGCATAAGAGTTCGTAATGTAGAATTAATTGAACTTTCACATCATAAATCTGGGGGAACTGGGAgtcaaaccattaaaaaaaaaaaactaaccatGTAGTAATTAACAAAGGACCCGCCCTTTTGTAAGAAGCGAGCAACTGCAAATGCCAAATCTTGAACCGGTCGCTGGTGGACTGTGCCACCAAACTCTGTGAACCTTTAATTTGGATAAACAACAAagaaaatggtaagaaaatgcACTTCCACGGCTGAATAGTAAATTTCAAGGGTTAGCTAGAAGGAAATTTTACCAGCCACTCCAAGCCTCCGTCCACATTGTAGGCTTGTAAGGTCTGTTGGGAGTGAAGGCATCGCAGTAAAAACCGTTACATGAGTTTATCTGTCACACAATTTAGAAAAAAGAGATttagaaacttctaatttgccCAAGAAATTGAAACTAAAAACAAGGAACAAGTTAGAGCATCCTTATTTTCACATTTTGTCTTAATTTCTTCTCTATAAGTATATAAAATAGGAGCACAACAGGAAATTAGAGCAAAGAGATAAGTTCATTTTCAGTGCACAAATCAgaaaaaattaacaagatcaTGAAATCTACTGGGCTATCCAAGAATTAAATAGCAGGATCACTAGATCTGGTAAGTAATGTATACTAGGTTTCTTACCACTGGATCAGGGGCGTCCTCTTGCTTGCACATCACCCATGGGACCCCTGTGCCCAATCCAACAGCCATATTTGCAGCCCAAGACATATATGCATAACCAGCAGCTCCAAATGCCTTTCCCTCCGGTCCATACTCGTTTTCAATCTGCAGTGACAAAACTAAAATAGGTCAACAGAATCAATTTACATCAAAATAGTTGCATTAATCCACTCCTTTCAGCTAAATTGCATTTGGTCTTATGAATCCGTGAATGCTTCTGAAAATTTATCTATACATTGACCAGAGAAACAATAAAGATAAAATTCACAGAAACCATACTTGGGAAAGAATAATGGGGCCACCCTGAGACTCAAAAAGCTTCTCGCTCTTCATTATCTGCACAATCTTTTGGACAAACCCTTGCATTGCCATCTGCAGCATGAGGAAAGGAGAGTACATTCAATCAAGTTTTCTTCACTTCTCAGTTTTTCACATATTTCTTTAAGCATCAATGTATTTGTTTCTGGAAGGAAATGGAGATACATAACCAAAAATGATACTAAAACGAAATAGGgcaggaagaggaagaagatacctTAAAGGGTTCGTTGTCCGTTCGGAAGCTAATACCTGGA from Macadamia integrifolia cultivar HAES 741 chromosome 14, SCU_Mint_v3, whole genome shotgun sequence encodes the following:
- the LOC122060481 gene encoding beta-galactosidase 3-like, which produces METNSVSKLLSLFCWALFMGLVQSSVTYDRKAVIINGQRRILISGSIHYPRSTPDMWGDLIQKAKDGGLDVVDTYVFWNGHEPSPGNYNFEERYDLVRFIKTVQRAGLYVHLRIGPYICGEWNFGGFPVWLKYVPGISFRTDNEPFKMAMQGFVQKIVQIMKSEKLFESQGGPIILSQIENEYGPEGKAFGAAGYAYMSWAANMAVGLGTGVPWVMCKQEDAPDPVINSCNGFYCDAFTPNRPYKPTMWTEAWSGWFTEFGGTVHQRPVQDLAFAVARFLQKGGSFVNYYMYHGGTNFGRTAGGPFITTSYDYDAPIDEYGLISQPKYGHLKELHRAIKLCERALVSADPIVTSLGDFQQAYVYSSESGGCAAFLSNNNPNSPARVMFNNMHYNMPPWSISILPDCRNTVFNTAKVGVQTSQMQMLSTNAELLSWETYDEDVSSLSDDNSVTTAVGLLEQINVTRDTSDYLWYTTSVVVGSQEAFLRGGEYPTLTVQSTGHALHVFINGQISGSAFGTREDRRFAFNGKISNLHAGTNRIALLSIAVGLPNVGAHFEAWNTGVLGPVVLRGLNQGKMDLSWQKWSYQVGMKGETMNLASPNGISSVEWMSASLVAQTQQPLKWYKSFFNAPEGDEPLALDMGSMGKGQIWINGQSIGRYWTAWANGNCNGCKYSGTFRPPKCQTGCGQPTQRWYHVPRSWLKPTQNLLVVFEELGGDVSRIALVKRSVTSVCADVSEWHPNIKNWHIESYGKSEEVHKPKVHLRCAVGQSISTIKFASFGTPFGTCGSFQQGTCHAPNSYAILEKKCLGQQRCSVTISNSNFGADPCPNVLKRLSVEAVCAPTTVTTSQPNTRH